A stretch of Aedes aegypti strain LVP_AGWG chromosome 2, AaegL5.0 Primary Assembly, whole genome shotgun sequence DNA encodes these proteins:
- the LOC5577898 gene encoding uncharacterized protein LOC5577898 → MSERNPKMTFEEIMQLLESYREKECLWNHAHYDYRNQTTRNEAFNNMLYQTNAGTVEEVKRRIKIIRDTYNIERNKMKKSRLSGPGPNGYYNTKIPWYSTADEFLSKCYPTRNSTNNASGTYCKIEPSSPQSDRTASPESREHDSADPLWQYADVLENRSHSSNICRKRSAELTRASVPASTKKAIRLSTQLPPNGNGWNAERNAHIEESNSTIELIQSTRDSIASSLTQPIQDEFLYFGLNLAAQLGELPKLRALLLQEKIQALVSQERIEFEMSQHNDG, encoded by the exons atgtcGGAACGAAATCCAAAAATGACCTTCGAGGAAATCATGCAACTGTTGGAATCGTACCGAGAAAAAGAGTGCTTGTGGAATCACGCTCACTACGATTATAGAAACCAAACCACGAGAAATGAAGCTTTCAACAACATGTTGTATCAAACGAACGCCGGTACCGTTGAAGAAGTGAAGCGAAGGATTAAAATCATCAGAGATACTTACAACATCGAgagaaataaaatgaaaaaatctcggCTCTCTGGACCGGGACCTAATGGCTATTACAATACTAAAATACCATGGTACAGCACAGCAGATGAATTTCTCTCCAAGTGTTACCCAACACGAAACAGCACT AACAATGCATCAGGAACTTATTGTAAGATAGAGCCATCCAGCCCACAGAGTGATAGAACTGCATCTCCAGAATCACGAGAACATGATTCAGCCGATCCCTTATGGCAATATGCAGACGTTCTCGAGAATCGAAGCCATTCTTCAAACATCTGTCGAAAACGTTCAGCAGAACTAACACGCGCCTCGGTACCTGCCTCGACGAAAAAAGCTATTCGTCTCTCAACGCAACTGCCTCCAAATGGAAACGGATGGAATGCTGAACGAAATGCACACATCGAAGAATCGAATTCAACCATCGAACTTATACAAAGCACAAGAGATAGCATAGCGTCGTCGCTAACCCAACCCATCCAGGATGAGTTTCTGTATTTTGGGTTGAATTTAGCAGCGCAACTGGGGGAACTGCCCAAGCTGCGAGCTCTGCTTCTACAGGAGAAAATTCAAGCCCTGGTTTCGCAAGAACGCATAGAATTCGAAATGAGCCAACATAATGACGGTTGA